In a single window of the Acetomicrobium sp. S15 = DSM 107314 genome:
- a CDS encoding OmpA/MotB family protein, with product MARKRRKIDEGVKGNWLTTYGDMVTLLLTFFVFLFSFSSIDVQKFQKMIYSFQGAIGVLPGGKSMQEAENVFAGFRGFSAGQSAQETHDILSTLQKLDIFLREEGLKQDISARIDERGVVISFTEQLLFEPGSAELRPEAKRLLSKVGGALKELPNQLSVEGHTDNVPLKGGPYKDNWGLSSVRAAVVASFLSDVVGIDPRRLRAVGYGPFRPLVPNDTDDHRRLNRRVDVVVLSRYSKD from the coding sequence ATGGCACGAAAGCGGAGGAAAATAGACGAGGGAGTTAAAGGTAACTGGCTCACCACTTATGGAGACATGGTCACATTGCTCCTTACTTTTTTCGTCTTTCTTTTTTCATTTTCTTCTATCGACGTTCAGAAATTTCAGAAGATGATTTACTCTTTTCAGGGAGCTATCGGAGTCTTGCCGGGTGGGAAGAGCATGCAGGAGGCGGAGAACGTATTCGCCGGCTTTCGAGGGTTCAGCGCCGGACAGAGCGCCCAAGAGACGCACGATATCCTGTCCACCTTGCAAAAGCTCGATATATTCCTTCGTGAGGAAGGCTTAAAGCAGGACATATCTGCACGAATCGACGAGAGGGGCGTGGTTATCTCCTTCACGGAACAGCTTCTCTTCGAACCGGGGAGCGCAGAGCTACGGCCTGAGGCCAAAAGGCTCCTGTCCAAAGTGGGAGGGGCCTTGAAAGAGTTGCCTAATCAGCTGTCCGTGGAGGGGCATACGGATAACGTCCCCTTGAAAGGCGGGCCCTACAAAGACAATTGGGGGCTTTCCTCGGTTCGAGCGGCCGTTGTCGCCTCTTTCTTGAGTGATGTCGTGGGCATCGACCCGCGCAGGCTACGGGCCGTCGGATATGGTCCCTTTAGACCCCTCGTGCCCAACGACACCGACGACCACAGGCGGCTCAATCGCAGGGTGGACGTGGTTGTGCTTTCCCGCTATTCTAAAGATTGA
- a CDS encoding flagellar basal body-associated FliL family protein, translating to MLKKIILFALVGIVILLVGVGAGVFFGGKILKQPAYVTSPERQVEMPGPMVNMGDFTVNLADREPKIVRFKLVLELNSPKALNLFSESGWQSRVKNEVILAMKDRFYDDLRTAEGILEASQDLTRRINAMMPLADGRAPVKRVLFEEFMLQ from the coding sequence ATGTTGAAGAAGATTATCCTGTTCGCCCTCGTTGGCATTGTGATTCTGCTCGTAGGGGTAGGCGCGGGGGTGTTTTTTGGGGGGAAAATTCTTAAACAGCCTGCGTATGTGACGTCGCCGGAGAGGCAGGTGGAAATGCCGGGGCCCATGGTCAATATGGGAGACTTCACCGTTAACCTCGCCGATAGAGAACCGAAGATCGTGCGCTTCAAGCTCGTCCTTGAATTGAACTCGCCCAAGGCGTTAAACCTCTTTTCCGAGAGCGGTTGGCAGAGCAGAGTCAAAAACGAGGTAATATTGGCCATGAAAGATCGCTTTTACGACGATTTGAGGACGGCCGAGGGAATATTGGAGGCGAGCCAGGACCTCACGAGGAGGATCAACGCCATGATGCCGCTTGCGGACGGGCGTGCCCCAGTGAAGCGCGTCTTGTTTGAGGAATTTATGCTTCAATAA
- the fliM gene encoding flagellar motor switch protein FliM, whose protein sequence is MVPEVLSQAEIDALLQALSSGHVDIEAIKKSEEEKKFKIYDFRRPDKFSKDQLRAIQMVHESFARQVTTAISTMARSLVSAEVASVDQISYDEFVRSLVQPTVIAVLDMYPLSGSAMLEIAPSLIFAIIDRSLGGKGESLSKPRSLTDIERMVAERIFMRILELLEESWSTVVDLKFRFVNLESNPFFVQICPGSDMVLVVTLKVQLGNIEGLMNFCVPYFVMEPVVDRLSSQRWFASTGRKGTENAKEKLTERLKDIKVPVVVELGHAEIELKELLGLRPGDVIRLEESYADPVAVRIGSNVKFYAAPGTSKGRYAVRITDVVQKLGAEEEDVVWLMTS, encoded by the coding sequence ATGGTGCCCGAAGTCCTCTCTCAGGCTGAAATAGATGCCCTTTTACAAGCCCTCTCCAGCGGCCATGTCGATATCGAGGCCATTAAAAAGAGCGAAGAAGAGAAGAAGTTCAAGATCTACGATTTTAGGCGGCCGGACAAATTCAGCAAAGATCAGCTCCGGGCGATCCAAATGGTTCACGAGTCCTTCGCCCGCCAGGTCACCACGGCCATTTCCACGATGGCGCGCTCTTTGGTCTCGGCCGAGGTGGCTTCGGTGGATCAGATATCTTATGATGAATTCGTGCGCTCGCTCGTTCAGCCGACTGTGATAGCGGTGCTCGATATGTATCCCTTGAGCGGCAGTGCCATGCTGGAGATCGCCCCGAGCTTAATATTCGCTATCATCGACCGTAGCCTTGGCGGCAAAGGAGAATCGCTCTCCAAGCCGAGGAGCCTCACCGACATAGAGCGCATGGTGGCCGAGAGGATATTTATGCGCATTCTCGAGCTCTTGGAGGAGAGCTGGAGTACTGTCGTAGACTTGAAATTCCGCTTCGTTAACCTCGAGAGCAATCCCTTTTTCGTACAGATTTGCCCTGGTTCCGATATGGTGCTGGTGGTTACGCTCAAGGTCCAACTCGGGAACATCGAGGGGCTCATGAACTTCTGCGTCCCCTATTTCGTGATGGAGCCGGTCGTGGATCGTTTGAGCTCCCAGCGGTGGTTCGCTTCGACTGGGCGGAAGGGGACCGAGAACGCCAAGGAGAAATTGACTGAAAGGCTCAAGGACATTAAGGTGCCAGTCGTCGTAGAGCTCGGCCATGCCGAGATCGAGCTGAAAGAACTGCTCGGACTTCGTCCCGGCGATGTCATCCGTTTGGAGGAGTCTTACGCTGATCCCGTGGCCGTTCGCATTGGCAGCAATGTAAAGTTTTATGCAGCCCCCGGCACATCGAAAGGGCGATATGCCGTACGGATAACTGACGTCGTTCAAAAGCTGGGCGCAGAGGAGGAGGATGTGGTATGGTTAATGACCTCTTGA